The Elusimicrobiota bacterium region CACTTCATGTTCCCTTACAACCGCAAGCTGTGGGGCGTGCCGCTCTCCCGCTTGACGGCCGAGTGGCAGGGCCGGTTCGTGCCGGCTCCCGAGCCGGCCGAGGTTCTGGCCGGCGCGCTCCTGGATCAGACCAAGCGCTTCGGCTACAACGCGGTCTTCCATTATCCCCGGCGCGGCGGCAGCCAAGCCTTGGCCGACGCTTTGGCCGCGCGCCTGGAGCCGGGCACGGTGCGCACCGGCGCCGCCGTGACCTCCGTGGACCTGGCCGGCAAGACGGCGCGGGTGCGGGGCCTGGGGGAGGTGCGCTTCGAGCGGCTGGTCAACACCATGCCCCTGCCCGAGTTCCTGGACCTCTCCGGGCCCTGGCCGGCCGCGATGCGCGCAGCCCGGCGGCGCCTGCGCCACGTCAGCGTCTGGTGCCTCAACCTCGCCCTGGACCGGCCGGACCGGACCGGGCGGCATTGGGCCTACTTCCCGGAGCCGCGCTACCCCTTCTACCGGGTCGGCGTGTACAGCAACTTCGCCGCGGCCAACGCTCCGGCCGGGACCTCCTCCTACTACGTGGAGGTCTCCCGCCCCGGGGGAGTGCGATTCGGCCTGCGGGCCCTGGAGCGCCGAGTCCTCGAGGGCCTGCGCGACTGCGGCGTGCTGCGGCGCGGCGACCGGTTCTTGGTCAAGGAGTGGCGGCCCATCCCGTACGGCTACGTGCTCTACGATTTCCAGCGCGGGCCGGCGCTGGCGGCGATCTTCGGGGAACTGGGTCGCCAGGGCGTGGAGTCCATCGGCCGCTACGGGGCCTGGAAGTATTCCTTCATGGAAGAGGCCCTGCTGGACGGAAAGGCCTGTGCCGAACGTTTACTCATTTAAGGAGCAGACATGATAAGCCTGCGCAAGCCCGTCGTCTTTTTCGACCTGGAGACCACCGGGGTGGCCCCGGACCAGGACCGCATCGTGGACCTCGCTTTCCTGCGCCGCGACCCGGACGGCAAGGAGGACGTCTTCTCCTCATTGGTGGACCCGGGCATGCCCATCCCGGCCGAGGCCACGGCCGTGCACCACATCACCAACGAGATGGTCCGCGGCCAGCCGCGCTTTTCCGACCTGGCGCAGAAGCTCCTGGAGTTCCTCGGCGACGCGGACTTGGCCGGCTTCGGCATCCTGCGCTTCGATATCCCCATGCTCACGGCCGAGTTCAAGCGCGCGGGCATCACTTTCACGACGGCCAGCCGAAGCCTGGTCGACGCCTTGACCATCTTCCACCGCATGGAGCCGCGCAACCTGACCGCGGCCTACAAGCTCTACTGCGGCAAATCCCTGGAGGACGCGCACCGGGCCGAGGCGGACATGCGCGCATCGAGCGATGTCCTGTGGGCCCAGCTGGAACGCTATGCGGAGCTGCCCAAGGACATGGCGGGGCTGGCGAACTTCTGCCAGGAGCAGCGCGGCGCGGGCACCGTGGACGGCCAGGGCAAGCTGGTCTGGCGCAACGGCAAGGCCGCCTTCAATTTTGGCAAGCACCGGACCTTGACCTTGGAGGAGGTGGCGCGCAAGGAGCCGGGGTACATCGAGTGGCTCATGGGCGCGGAGCGGACCACGCCGGAGCTTGCGCGCATATGCCGCGACGCCTTGATGGGGAAGTTCCCGGTCAAGCCTTCGGGGGGGAAGTAGGTTGAAAAGGGCGGTCGTCCTCCTTTCCGGGGGGCTCGACTCGGCCACGGCCCTGTACTGGGCGCGGGCCAAGGGCTACAAGCCGACCGCTTTGACCGTGCACTACGGACAGAGGCACGTGCGCGAGCTGCAAGCCGCGCGGGCTCTTGCGCGCCGGGCCGGCGCGGACTGGGTCCCGGTGAGGCTCTCCTTGCCCTGGCTCAAAGCGAGCTCGTTGGTGGACCGCAAGAAGCGCCTGCCCGAGATCTCCGCTTCCCGCATCGGGAAGGGCCCGATTCCTTCGACCTATGTGCCGGGACGCAACACGGTGTTCCTGTCCTTGGCCGTTTCCTTGGCGGACGCGGCCGGGGCCGAGGCCGTGGTCATCGGGAGCAACGCGCAGGACTTCTCAGGCTATCCGGACTGCCGGCCGGAGTTCAACGCGGCCTTCCAGAAGACGGCGCGGCTGGGAACTCGGCGCGGGGCGGAGGGAAAGCGGCTGGCCCTATTGGCGCCGCTTCAGCGCCTGGATAAGGCCGGCATCGTGCGCCTAGCCCGGCGGCTGAAGGTTCCGCTGGAGCTGACCTGGTCGTGCTACGCGGGCGGCCAACGGCCCTGCGGCCGCTGCGACTCCTGCAAGCTGAGAGCGCGCGGCTTCGCCGCGGCCGGCGTGAAGGACCCCGCGCTGGGCTAGGGAAGAAGGACGAACTCGCTCTGCGTCGCGGCGCCGCGGGAAGGCAGGGGCAGGAAAGCCTTCGCCAGCCAGGCGGAGCCGATAAACCCGACGACCAATATCGCGGCGCACGCGAACATTCCGGGCCAGGGGCTCGGGGACGGCGTGCATTCTTTGTCCATGGAGATATGATACCAGCGCGCTCCGCAGGCCAGATGACACGCAGATAACAATTGGATGACGCCGCGCTCCGTGTAGTATGATAGCGGCTGCCTATGGCCAGAGCCGGCGCGGCCCTCCGCGTAGTCGAGGTCTTCTCTTCCTTGCAGGGCGAGGGCCTCTGGCTCGGCCAGAGGCACGCCTTCGTGCGCCTGGCTGGCTGCAACCTGACCTGCCGCTACTGCGACACGCCCAAGACGCGTTCGACCGCCGCGGGCAAGCCTTGGCCGGAGAAAAAGATCGAAACGGAGCTTTCCCGACTCTTCTCCGAGAAGAAGCATGAGGCGGTCTCCTGGACCGGCGGGGAGCCCCTCCTGCAGGCCGAGGCGTTGCCGCGGCTCATGCAATGGGTCCGGCGGCAAGGGGTGAAGAACCTCCTGGAGACGAACGGGACCATGGTCGCGGCTTACAGGGAAGTGGCGCCTTTCTGCGACCTGGCTTCGGTGGATGTGAAGCTGCCTTCGGCCACGGGGGGGGAGTCGTGGTCGGAGCATCTGGAGTTCCTGCGCGTGGCGCCGGAGAGGAGCTTCGTGAAGGTGGTGCTCACCGCGCGCACGACCAAGGCGGAATGGCGCCAGCTCATACGCCTGATGCAGGAGGCCGCGCCCAACATGCCCTTGGTCCTGCAGCCGGCCACGGCCTGCGGGGGGGAGCGGCCGGCCGAGCCTGAGGCGGTGATCTTCTTCCTGCGCCAGGCCTCGGCCTTGCTCAAGGACGTACGCCTCATCCCGCAGTGGCATCCGGTCTGGGGCCTGGCCTGATCCATGCCCGTCAATGTCTTTCCTGATAGGAGACCCATGAAAACGATCAAGATCCTTTTGCTCGCCGTCCTGCTGCTGCCGGGCTTGGCCTGGGCGGGAGCGCCCCAAGTCCCGGAGCCGCTCGACATGCCCCTGCCTTCGGACCTCATGCAGACGACCATCCATCGCCTGCCCAACGGCTTGACCGTCTACCTGAGCCCCAGCCACGAGACCCCCCGCATCGCGGCCTGGATCGCGGTGCGCGCGGGCAGCAAGATGGACCCCGCCGACAGCACCGGGCTGGCCCATTACCTGGAGCACATGGACTTCAAGGGGACCACGTCCATCGGGACGCTGGACTACGAAAAGGAGAAGCCGCATCTCGACCGCATCACCCGGCTTTATGAGGAGCATTTCCGCGCCCAGGACCCGGCGGAGCGCGAACGCATCTACAAGGAGATCGACAAGGAGAACCTCGCGGCCGAGAAGTACGAGATCCCCAACGAGATCAGCAAGATCTACAAGCGCCTGGGCTTCAAGGGGCTCAACGCCTTCACCTCCAACGAGGAGACGGTCTACGTGGTGGACCTGCCCTCCAATCGCGCCGAGGCTTGGGCCAAGCTCGAGGCCGAGCGCTTCGCGCACCCGGTCTTCCGCCTCTTCCAGAACGAGCTCGAAGTGGTCTACGAAGAGAAGAACATGAGCATGGACAACATGGAGGAGCTCCTCAGCGAGGTCCTCAACAAGCAGCTCTACAAGCTCCATCCTTACGGCACCCAGACCACCATCGGCACCATCGAGCACCTCAAGAACCCGTCGCTGGCCCAAATGTACGGGTTCTTCGACCGCTACTATCGCCCCAACAACATGGCCATCGTGCTGGCCGGCGACTTCGAGCGCAAGCCGATGCTCGAGCTGGTCGCCAAGTGCTTCGGGTCCTGGCAGCCGCAGGCCCCGCCCGCGCCCCGGGCCTGGCCCCTGCCCAAGCCCAAGGGCCGGGAGTTCGTGGAGGTCAAGTACGAGGCCGAGGAGAAGGCCGTCATCGCCTGGCCCACGGTGCCGCGCGGGCATCCGGACGCCGACGCCCTGCGGGTCATGGACATGCTCATGGACAACTCCGTGGCCGGCCTCATCAACCTTGACCTCGTGCAGGCGCAGAAGGTCAAGGCCGCCGGCTCCGGCCCCACCTTCTACAACGAGGCCGGCGACTGGGGCATGTGGGCGGTGACCAAGAAGGGGCAGAAGCTCGAGGCAGCCGAGGCCCTGCTCATGTCCGAGGTGGACAAGCTCAAGGCGGGGGGCTTCAGCGAGGACGATATCCGGGCCGTGATCACCAATTTCGAGGTGTCCGAGAAGGCCAAGCTCGAATCCAACGGGGCGCGCGCGGCCGAGATGGCGGATTCCTTCGTGCACCTCGAGCCCTGGCCGGTCGCGGCGGGACGGCTCGACCGCCTGCGCCGGGTGACCAAGGCCGACGTCCTGCGGGTCGCGAACCTCTACCTGGGGCCGGACCGGGTGGCGGCCTTCCGCCGCAACGCCAAGCCCGACATCCCCAACATAGCCAAGCCCGGCTTCAGCAAGGTGGACATCGACCCCGCGCGCGAATCAGACTTTGCCAAGGGCATCTACGCCCTGCCGGCCCAGTCCCTGGAGCCGCGCTGGCTCACGGCCGGCCGCGACTACACGGTCACGCCGTTGCCCTCGGGCAGGCTCTACGCCACGAAGAACCCGTTCAACGACCTCTTCCAGCTCTCCTGGGTCTTCGACCGGGGCCGGCGCCACGAGCGCGACCTCTGCGCCGCCCTGGACCTTCTGGAGCTCTCCGGCGCGGGGCGCATGAGCGCCGAGGAGTTCAAGAAGAAGCTCTTCGGCCTAGGCACGAGCCTCGGCTACCGCTGCGGCGAATGGGAGTCGAGCGTCTTCCTGACCGGCCTCGACGCCAACCTCTGGGCCTCGCTGCGCCTGATGAGCCAGCGGTTCGACTCTCCCGACATCGAGCCGGACATGCTCAAGCGCATGGTCGAGGTCCAGATCGGCGCCCACGCGGACGCCAAGAAAGACCCCGAAGCCGTTTTCAGCGCTTTGGGGGATTTCTCCTTCCGGGGGCGGGAGGGCTCCGTGCTCAACGAACTCTCGGACGCCGAACTGCTGGCGCTGAAAAGCGAGAAGCTGCGCCGCCTGATGCGCGAGTCCATG contains the following coding sequences:
- a CDS encoding 3'-5' exonuclease, whose translation is MISLRKPVVFFDLETTGVAPDQDRIVDLAFLRRDPDGKEDVFSSLVDPGMPIPAEATAVHHITNEMVRGQPRFSDLAQKLLEFLGDADLAGFGILRFDIPMLTAEFKRAGITFTTASRSLVDALTIFHRMEPRNLTAAYKLYCGKSLEDAHRAEADMRASSDVLWAQLERYAELPKDMAGLANFCQEQRGAGTVDGQGKLVWRNGKAAFNFGKHRTLTLEEVARKEPGYIEWLMGAERTTPELARICRDALMGKFPVKPSGGK
- a CDS encoding insulinase family protein, coding for MKTIKILLLAVLLLPGLAWAGAPQVPEPLDMPLPSDLMQTTIHRLPNGLTVYLSPSHETPRIAAWIAVRAGSKMDPADSTGLAHYLEHMDFKGTTSIGTLDYEKEKPHLDRITRLYEEHFRAQDPAERERIYKEIDKENLAAEKYEIPNEISKIYKRLGFKGLNAFTSNEETVYVVDLPSNRAEAWAKLEAERFAHPVFRLFQNELEVVYEEKNMSMDNMEELLSEVLNKQLYKLHPYGTQTTIGTIEHLKNPSLAQMYGFFDRYYRPNNMAIVLAGDFERKPMLELVAKCFGSWQPQAPPAPRAWPLPKPKGREFVEVKYEAEEKAVIAWPTVPRGHPDADALRVMDMLMDNSVAGLINLDLVQAQKVKAAGSGPTFYNEAGDWGMWAVTKKGQKLEAAEALLMSEVDKLKAGGFSEDDIRAVITNFEVSEKAKLESNGARAAEMADSFVHLEPWPVAAGRLDRLRRVTKADVLRVANLYLGPDRVAAFRRNAKPDIPNIAKPGFSKVDIDPARESDFAKGIYALPAQSLEPRWLTAGRDYTVTPLPSGRLYATKNPFNDLFQLSWVFDRGRRHERDLCAALDLLELSGAGRMSAEEFKKKLFGLGTSLGYRCGEWESSVFLTGLDANLWASLRLMSQRFDSPDIEPDMLKRMVEVQIGAHADAKKDPEAVFSALGDFSFRGREGSVLNELSDAELLALKSEKLRRLMRESMGFQRRTTYVGNRESSELAKLMEEPGRDYRPAPAHTPMRYQKPAQPVVYFTHRDMVQSQVGVFAADGVLDPERVVDYSFLGSYLGGGMNSVIFQEVREARSLAYSAWGGYSYAGHKGDENMVYGELGTQADKTVEAATLLRDLVKSPPWSEPRFTDAARAIEENYRTNPIPFRSIPGALLGWEDQGITGGDPRPQRFEKALKYRLDDLKAFARHLQDKVMTVYVLGNRDRLGLDGLKRLGDLQEKKLEQLFPY
- the queC gene encoding 7-cyano-7-deazaguanine synthase QueC yields the protein MKRAVVLLSGGLDSATALYWARAKGYKPTALTVHYGQRHVRELQAARALARRAGADWVPVRLSLPWLKASSLVDRKKRLPEISASRIGKGPIPSTYVPGRNTVFLSLAVSLADAAGAEAVVIGSNAQDFSGYPDCRPEFNAAFQKTARLGTRRGAEGKRLALLAPLQRLDKAGIVRLARRLKVPLELTWSCYAGGQRPCGRCDSCKLRARGFAAAGVKDPALG
- a CDS encoding FAD-dependent oxidoreductase, which translates into the protein MTRTEVLVLGAGLSGLSTAYHLQRRRGGGVLVVEKEGTVGGTAASAAKKGFVFDKTGHLLHLHSPTGRRLIGALLGRDLKTLERDAWIRLQGRYSRYPFQANTYGLPAGTVVDCLAGFLETVYRPRPKSGGGRSFAQFCLRQFGSGICRHFMFPYNRKLWGVPLSRLTAEWQGRFVPAPEPAEVLAGALLDQTKRFGYNAVFHYPRRGGSQALADALAARLEPGTVRTGAAVTSVDLAGKTARVRGLGEVRFERLVNTMPLPEFLDLSGPWPAAMRAARRRLRHVSVWCLNLALDRPDRTGRHWAYFPEPRYPFYRVGVYSNFAAANAPAGTSSYYVEVSRPGGVRFGLRALERRVLEGLRDCGVLRRGDRFLVKEWRPIPYGYVLYDFQRGPALAAIFGELGRQGVESIGRYGAWKYSFMEEALLDGKACAERLLI
- a CDS encoding 7-carboxy-7-deazaguanine synthase QueE, whose amino-acid sequence is MARAGAALRVVEVFSSLQGEGLWLGQRHAFVRLAGCNLTCRYCDTPKTRSTAAGKPWPEKKIETELSRLFSEKKHEAVSWTGGEPLLQAEALPRLMQWVRRQGVKNLLETNGTMVAAYREVAPFCDLASVDVKLPSATGGESWSEHLEFLRVAPERSFVKVVLTARTTKAEWRQLIRLMQEAAPNMPLVLQPATACGGERPAEPEAVIFFLRQASALLKDVRLIPQWHPVWGLA